A region of the Ciona intestinalis chromosome 12, KH, whole genome shotgun sequence genome:
TGTAGGTTTATTGGTTTAAGTGAAGACATTGTTGAACTTTTCCATAATGAGCGAATAGATGGCCAAATACTCACGGAACTTAATATCGATATTCTCACCAATGACTTCTATCTGAGCCAACTACATCGCTTCAAAATTTCCCGTTTCCTTGAAGGCTGGAGGCCAAAGCTGAGCTAATGTGTTTTACTGTtattgctaccaggcatagtttaatatatagtaaggtgggggaaaatgggacacctgtagctcagaatatccaaatatcctgatagagttttaaacaattaacaaacatCTATTGGAGACAtgaggatacggatttataattttttgaattttctttatttattctcacaatgggttgagaaaatataatgaaaaggtgtcccatctttccccaccatataAATTGGCTtctttactgtatttcttGCATACAAGTCTTGCCTTATGTCCGTTGAAACttggtataataaaatttataataaagtttttactaGAGGAgccaatttataaattaaactgtactccataatgtttctatattgttttaaaatcttgttCTGTATTCAAGAaagtgatattttattttattgaaaaagttTCACAGAATATACTGTTTTGTTCTTGCTACTTTTGTATTAAAGTGAACGCGTTGCCGAAACCAGATTTACTTTGCAGTGtcttttacataattttatcaattttatgtgttttaacgTTTACACTGTCGTAATTTTTACCGAGATAATATTTCGTATATGTTTTAATCAGTTATGACTGTGAAAAATTTAATATCCTATTGCTATAAGCATGAtcactgtttaaaacacgaggATAACCTGAGTGCAATGACACAGTCAGTAGATTCTTAAGCAGTATCTTTCCAAATTGAATCATAAATGTGCCTTTTCTTCTTCTTGTAATCAGATGTTACGTTTTCTATTACCAACAGATCGTTATAAATTATTTGTGCAATACTAATGgtgttttttattgaaaaataacaGAGTAAAGTACACTAGTGATGTTTCAACTACAATCATAGCAGACTTATAACAGTGAACTTctgttatttttaccaaaaaggTGAGCATTGCACCAATTGTAATCGTAAacttttcactttttaattctatttatttattgcaggTCGCCCAATCCAGAAGTTTCTAGAAAATATTATTCGTACTGCAAAGTTTTACTGGATGCCAATTTTTCACTCAAGTTTGAAGtaacattgtttaaactgCTTCCAGCTCTGCAAAGTGAAAGAGAATGAGTTCACAGTTACTGGAAATCTAGTTTTAGTTAGACAAGATCTTTTTACCACTTTCCTTTACTCTATGTCAAGATAAGACATTTTTACTTGTTAAGATGGGAATGATTTGGGCTACAGTAGCTTTTGTAATTAAgccattttaattaaaaccacCATGGCCCGCTTAATACATGATGTAGGCCATCTACAGTAAGTCTACTTGTAAATGAAATACTTATATGAATAATTTAGAACGATACATAAACACTTGTAGTTTTCATTACAGATTTGCATCACAGTTTACACTCACACAGTTGCTGCTGCTTGTTCTCTCTTACGAAGAGACCTCACCACAATTGCAGTTATAGCAGTAGCTAGTAACGTCGCACCAAGGACACTACCGCCAGCTATCAGACCGATTTTGGTTCCTTCACTTATAAGAGGTTCTTCTGTCGTTGTAATGACCCCGACGCCTGTTGAAGGTGGATCTGTCCACGGTTTTTCACCAGCTGTCTTTTCTCTTTCGTCATTTGCTGTCGATTAATTGTGAAGAAGTCACGTTACTGTACATATCATGCGGTAAGAACTACACCCGTCTCCACGTAGAGtggttttggggtaaaatggtacatgttttcattatcttttgTTGTCCTATTtacttgtaaacaaaaaaatatttacaaattgttttagccgcatcctcacgactcctaaaGAATTCTGTGTGTCGTAATTTATTCCTTAACTGCAGAGTTATACCATTCTTTAAAGGTAACTGTTCATTTGTACACTATATATGTAGACCTACATATACTTACTGCACAAACTATATTCGCATCTATCCTCCTGACCACAGAATGAGCAAGCAACACCTCTAAAGTATGGAAACAACGGTTGTCTTGCACCCCTGTGGGTAAACTTGAACCAGGATTAtggtttttacaaatatttcatCCTTTCTTTACCTTGGTCCGTAATGGCACACCAGAAACACAGCCGTATTGACTGGGTATCCGTACACTTTTATGTCGTTGCATTCATTCCACGCGCATCCTATCCGATAAACGTCGTGCCAGATAATTTGAACATAATGTTCGCACGAACCGCCTAAGCATTGCTGGAGCTCGGGGTCGAAATATTTTTGCTCAGCGAACCAGGTGGTTATCTGAATATACAGACATTAtcaatgcaaaataaaatacagaatAATCTCGCCTTTATAATGAAAATACTTTCAAAGCAGACGTGGGAAATATAACGGGGGTCCCATATATgctctgctaccattgcggacTTGTGTGTCTTTAAGCAAGATCCTAAAAGACTATTGCTCTAATCCAGTGGTTTCTAATGACTTGTCTAATTGTAggacatatatagtaggatggggaaagatgggacacttttggcgcataatatccgaatatcctgatcgtgttttaaacaattagcaacagtctatgggagtcgtgaggatacagttttataattctttgaatgtttcttgtttagtacccaatgggacgagaaaatagaagtaaaatgtgtcccaacttcccccatcctactatatacaaaattaATGAGCCACATAAAATGTAGGCTGCATGGTATAATTAACTCATAGGACACGAGCTAAATGGGTTATAtaaactcgtgttataaccactgtcgttacTCTGTCACACGAGTTTAAATAAGTTCAACTCATTCGTTCATACCGGAGAATTCACGTCCAGTGTTGTGAAATTGACACCCCATCCAACCCATACGTTTTCGCCGCTTCCATGGCCCGCATTGTCCAGCCTGCTGTTTGTGGGTGACCATCTGAACGCACAGGATTTCGCTTTGCTTGCAGCGCTTGCTTCCAAATCGTAGTTCCACGACTAAAAACTTagcataagttacatttaaccaTAAACCACTGTACCTTTactgatatagtagggtgaaaagatggtacatgttttcttgtcccattttccagtaaaccaatttatatttactgaaatatataaccgtagacTCCACACACTTTTGCAAATATAGCACCGAAGTACCcctttttatattacagtacTATACAAGAAAATATTGGTTTTCTTACCAGCCGTAGCATTTCGTCCGCTGTAGGAGAAACAGAAGATCGTATCGTATTATGCAATTCAACAAGTTTGTCAATCTGTTGTTGTGTCATGTGATCTGGCCTTAGATATTTTCCCTAAATCATCCATTTAAACATAAGAGCCTTATGATGAACTAAAGCATACAAATAACTTACAAAATATCGCCCTGGTTCCGAATTGCTTGCATTTTGGTTTAACATAACTTTCCCAGatactttattatttagtttCGTACTCTTGGATAATTCTTTAAAGTTTTCAAACTTGGCTTTCACAAGCTTCATGAAAACGGTTTTGTTTCCACTTTGGGAAAATAGTTCTTGCAGGTATTTATCGTCCCAACCCATGAGTGACTTACGGCCAGAACTAATGTACGGAAACTTGGCATATTTTGTTTCTGCTACTGAACCATAAGCGTAACACATCAGTAAACACAcgtaaagaaatacaaatttaCTCATTTCTGTAGCTGTAAGGTAAAAATACCTGTAATTTGTGTGgatttaaattgtaatattgAATCATATTATGCGTTTATCACGAAATGAAACGCAATAATAGTAATAGTTAATACGTAATTGACGGTATATTTTGTACTTTGATTATTAAAACTGCAGTTCTGTAATGACCGAATCATACactattttgattaaaatcacATACTTCCTGTACAGTGATTCAATTCTGTGCATCGAAAATTATAACAGTTGCCTTTGACGCAAGTTTACGTTTGTATTAAACTGTTACTGTCAGTACCAAGTTAAGCTATAGTTTCTTGGGTTATATAGTTATGAGTTATCGATTCTTTATTCTTCATGTAGTTGTTTTGGTATTAGTAGAACATGGGAATTCGCAAACTTACGGTAAATTTATGGGAGACTATTAGTTGTAGGCTATATAAGTTAGTCACCCACtaaaagatataaaatttCTGCGTTGATTCTATATGGTAATATAGCAATACAAAAGCTAGCTTGGGTTTATTTCCCCGTATTTCCTAACGAACATCGAGTTTcgaatatacagtagggtgtaggggaagatgtgagaccttttcattccattttctgcTTCTGTTTAGTAGTGGACAAAAAACGTTTAACGAAAtataaaccatatcctcacaactcccatagaccgttgttaactgccCGTGTTctcccactccactatatatcTACTTTCTAAGATCTAATACTTCCATAGATTTTATGAATTCCAACGAGACAGTACGCTACCGAATTTACAGCGAACGAAATGGTTTTCGCGCAGCATCAGCGTTATGCACAAATAGTTACAACGGTTCTTTACTGATGATCAAAAATGAAACTCAAGCACAAGATGCTATTGCACTTTACCGACAATTTGCTTCTCAAGTAATACAACAGATTAAGTGGTGTTACTAACTTCTTTTACCTCTGCATATAGATTCAATtcaaaacttataaaactatttaaaacgtTGTCTCGTTCCAAGAccatattaaaactaaattaaaagtacGCCTATATattgctttgttttaaaccagaCCAATTCGTAATTCCATACACTCTACTTTTGTACTTTTTTCAGCTAAATTCATTTTATTGAACTTTGTCTTTGCATTTAGACTGGTATGACATTCGGTCTTAACGCTTGGCACGGCCTGTACTGGTCGAACGTATCTTGGACCTATATTGACGGTACAGAGCCTGGCAGTTATTCACAATGGAGGCCTGACTTCAACGCTGTTGCTCCGACCTCTTTCTGTTCTGTTCTGTTTTTCCCGGCTGTCACTAACACACGAAAACGGCGATCGCTTGAAAGATTAAAAAGGAACACCGGTGTAACGTTATTTTGGGGCTATGAGAGATGCGATCAGATCAAAACGATTATTTGTCAAAGAAAAGGTGTgtagaacattttaaaagagatatttttttttaaagtcgaTACTTTTACGCAGTTCCCAAACCTATACCAACAACTACTGCATTACAACCGGTAAGAAAAATCTCATTTCGTCACAAACcgttgttattaattgttctGCTGTAGGTACTGGTAACACAGGCAATttctacaaataaaactttctcTCAGCTAATCGAAAAATTGACGGCTAATGTACAGAATCCGTCAGCAGTTTGTCAAACAGATAATCAAATTAATCGTTTTCAAAATCTTTCACAAACTCCAGATGTACAGGTAGCAACAATTTTAGGAAAACTTGACGACCAGCATCAAAAACAAGCAAATTCACTTTGTAGGTGTCTTTGTATACGATGAAAAACGCCCTCAAGATTGCGAATTCCCTGAAGCTTTCTATACAAAGCGAACCGAACTGCAATGTATCTGCCGTTCAAAAATATGAGATCGTAAATACCTTGCGAAGTTTTGCATTGAAAGTTGAAATACCCAACATTGAGACTCAGATATCTCTCAACGAATCAGATGTATCTGTACAAGTTAGTAATATACACCAAGCGGTATGGCTTATAAACTGCCCCTAAACCTACTAGACAATGAGTTcgaggctcaatgctgctacatCAGCGGTCGTATATAACCTGGAGCAATACACTTATATATAGGGCATTATTTCACCCTTTTGTTCCCTATAATTTCTCTAAGCTATATATAGTCGTACatgaacaaatataaatatgaaaacacccccaaaaaacagaaatacgGTTACAAAATTCTCTTATAGGTTCTTCTTCATTCGAACCTTATATCTCGAGAACGTTATTTGAACATAACATTCGGTGATATTTGGGTTCGTATTCCTGTCAATGAAATTCGCCAAAGGGTGAATTATTTTCGGGATCCAATCAGAATTGTGTACATCGCGTATCAAGATAGCACTCTGTTCGATACGGATTTGCATGTAACTCAAGTAAGAAAAACATAACCTCTATTTTAAAGCTTCATCGCCAAACatctttatatttgtataatacacATGCAGGTTATAACAGCAAACGTAAACGAGCAGATTTTGATTCCTTTAATTTCGCCGATATATTTTCGAATACCAATACCAAAGACATCAAATAAGGTGAACTCTTTCTAtcagatattttataaacaacccTCTAATACTTTGGCGAGTTCTAAATACGTTATTTTGGAATAGGAAACCCAGTGGGTACG
Encoded here:
- the LOC100176914 gene encoding peptidase inhibitor 16-like; translation: MSKFVFLYVCLLMCYAYGSVAETKYAKFPYISSGRKSLMGWDDKYLQELFSQSGNKTVFMKLVKAKFENFKELSKSTKLNNKVSGKVMLNQNASNSEPGRYFGKYLRPDHMTQQQIDKLVELHNTIRSSVSPTADEMLRLSWNYDLEASAASKAKSCAFRWSPTNSRLDNAGHGSGENVWVGWGVNFTTLDVNSPITTWFAEQKYFDPELQQCLGGSCEHYVQIIWHDVYRIGCAWNECNDIKVYGYPVNTAVFLVCHYGPRGARQPLFPYFRGVACSFCGQEDRCEYSLCTNDEREKTAGEKPWTDPPSTGVGVITTTEEPLISEGTKIGLIAGGSVLGATLLATAITAIVVRSLRKREQAAATVAGSSLNNVTSNLSEKLASSKTLQYE
- the LOC113474738 gene encoding adhesion G protein-coupled receptor L2-like isoform X3, which translates into the protein MSYRFFILHVVVLVLVEHGNSQTYDFMNSNETVRYRIYSERNGFRAASALCTNSYNGSLLMIKNETQAQDAIALYRQFASQTGMTFGLNAWHGLYWSNVSWTYIDGTEPGSYSQWRPDFNAVAPTSFCSVLFFPAVTNTRKRRSLERLKRNTGVTLFWGYERCDQIKTIICQRKVPKPIPTTTALQPVLVTQAISTNKTFSQLIEKLTANVQNPSAVCQTDNQINRFQNLSQTPDVQVSLYTMKNALKIANSLKLSIQSEPNCNVSAVQKYEIVNTLRSFALKVEIPNIETQISLNESDVSVQVLLHSNLISRERYLNITFGDIWVRIPVNEIRQRVNYFRDPIRIVYIAYQDSTLFDTDLHVTQVITANVNEQILIPLISPIYFRIPIPKTSNKETQWVRCARWKPGNLTWSFEGCLTSISEGYVLCECRDLTHLSVVVRRSTASVKTPQFTVACKLILLIGIVALLSTLVFYTICDSLRTSLCGPIYINLFATQLVAYITFIVGIDLIQYNISCDVVAAIVQNFILNAWVWLLLEAFALFRLLVMKCSSFENNFLLKASLASYLFPAVIVAVNVGLTSALHSHETDHITDWIAIKDEHELHHSLYTSQYFCFLHSNSLYFGFILEIVFVLVSTVAAYLYIVYKLTNTEESQETADPAINDRSKFYLVRAVTNCLSMAVCWLLIVPVALTSQDERFRSITTYIFTIYASFHCACLDLNPRRKRNYKTFDTS
- the LOC113474738 gene encoding adhesion G protein-coupled receptor L2-like isoform X5, with protein sequence MSYRFFILHVVVLVLVEHGNSQTYDFMNSNETVRYRIYSERNGFRAASALCTNSYNGSLLMIKNETQAQDAIALYRQFASQTGMTFGLNAWHGLYWSNVSWTYIDGTEPGSYSQWRPDFNAVAPTSFCSVLFFPAVTNTRKRRSLERLKRNTGVTLFWGYERCDQIKTIICQRKVPKPIPTTTALQPVLVTQAISTNKTFSQLIEKLTANVQNPSAVCQTDNQINRFQNLSQTPDVQVSLYTMKNALKIANSLKLSIQSEPNCNVSAVQKYEIVNTLRSFALKVEIPNIETQISLNESDVSVQVLLHSNLISRERYLNITFGDIWVRIPVNEIRQRVNYFRDPIRIVYIAYQDSTLFDTDLHVTQVITANVNEQILIPLISPIYFRIPIPKTSNKETQWVRCARWKPGNLTWSFEGCLTSISEGYVLCECRDLTHLSVVVRRSTASVKTPQFTVACKLILLIGIVALLSTLVFYTICDSLRTSLCGPIYINLFATQLVAYITFIVGIDLIQYNISCDVVAAIVQNFILNAWVWLLLEAFALFRLLVMKCSSFENNFLLKASLASYLFPAVIVAVNVGLTSALHSHETDHITDWIAIKDEHELHHSLYTSQYFCFLHSNSLYFGFILEIVFVLVSTVAAYLYIVYKLTNTEESQECACLDLNPRRKRNYKTFDTS